One segment of Babesia bigemina genome assembly Bbig001, chromosome : II DNA contains the following:
- a CDS encoding mRNA processing-related protein, putative yields the protein MQGDSQPPRRDVRPNDAAEAAKAAADGDASRTDDNREVNPHIPRFIAKAPWYMNATPGLQHQRAYEQRRQHLDAPSQKGVTSHVAIKYRKNACENCGAITHDAKSCVERPRKKGAKYTNSNICPDEFIVQNTATGYEAVRDRWAGFDPASHQLLVEAHQAVEEEQERLQMQQLAAKLKSQTAETDESPRGNEKDEFADSEATFGTTDDRTRTTTRNLRIREDTAKYLINLNVDSAFYDPKSRSLRDDPLIGMENTGQHTFRGDNEIFTSGDAHKLKEMEQFAWEVQQKGSAVKFMAQPTELEFMYKKDSEKRQKEKSVQRQALLERYGGSEFLGGPDAAGGEPPADPSGDPPQSSESNYTRVYALSAYKEDVYTLGHTTIWGSYYDRDSKKWGYRCCKSTCRDSPCT from the exons ATGCAGGGCGATTCTCAGCCGCCGCGGCGCGACGTGCGTCCCAACGACGCAGCCGAAGCCGCCAAGGCAGCCGCTGATGGTGATGCTTCGCGGACTGACGACAACCGCGAGGTCAACCCTCACATCCCGCGGTTCATCGCCAAGGCGCCGTGGTACATGAATGCCACTCCAG GTTTGCAACACCAGCGAGCCTACGAGCAACGGCGGCAACATTTGGACGCCCCCAGCCAAAAGGGCGTCACCTCTCATGTGGCCATCAAGTATCGCAAGAACGCGTGTGAGAATTGCGGTGCAATCACCCACGACGCGAAGAGCTGCGTCGAGCGGCCGCGGAAGAAGGGCGCGAAGTACACCAACTCCAACATATGCCCAGACGAGTTCATAGTGCAAAACACCGCAACCGGCTACGAAGCTGTGCGCGACCGTTGGGCAGGCTTCGACCCGGCCTCCCACCAGCTGCTCGTCGAAGCCCACCAGGCCGTTGAGGAGGAGCAGGAGCGCCTCCagatgcagcagctggcggcCAAGCTAAAATCTCAAACCGCGGAGACCGACGAGAGCCCTAGAGGGAACGAGAAAGATGAATTCGCCGACAGCGAAGCCACATTCGGGACCACCGACGATAGAACGCGCACGACCACGCGGAACCTGCGCATTCGCGAAGACACCGCCAAATATCTCATCAACTTGAATGTCGATTCGGCCTTCTATGATCCGAAATCCCGCTCGCTGCGCGATGACCCTCTAATAGGCATGGAAAACACCGGCCAGCACACATTCCGAGGGGACAACGAGATTTTCACGTCCGGCGATGCGCATAAGCTGAAGGAGATGGAG CAATTTGCCTGGGAGGTGCAGCAAAAGGGCTCCGCCGTAAAATTCATGGCACAACCCACTGAACTTGAGTTCATGTACAAGAAGGACTCGGAGAAACGCCAG AAAGAAAAAAGCGTGCAAAGACAGGCACTGCTGGAGCGTTATGGCGGTTCGGAGTTTCTAGGAGGCCCTGATGCCGCAGGTGGCGAACCGCCCGCGGATCCATCGGGAGACCCACCACAATCATCGGAGAG CAACTATACGCGTGTATATGCGTTGTCTGCGTACAAGGAAGACGTATATACGCTAGGCCACACTACAATCTGGGGATCATATTACGACCGTGACAGCAAGAAATGGGGCTACAGGTGCTGCAAGAGCACATGTAGAGACAGTCCGTGTACTTAA
- a CDS encoding Palmitoyltransferase PFA3: protein MLEQPMGSLAGAAAVKKTNTTCFRNIALFITVFMYAGMMSIVLRPYLSPLSAYGFVIAATFNVVFGLFFISFIRVSRRSIPLMLQQSSNTDPGAVPTNWGFYMGDDTKRRRYCKVCNVWKPDRTHHCSACNRCRKCLQRIVHGSCSVYYLINESMLSESADDLAKHDSGIRAIANIYVCVMVFVGLALIFALIPFVQFHFKLVLKNSTTIENLDDATKDQGLYDMGIGANLQQVFGVNPFCWFAPCNLPLNRPVGDGVRWTQYYYDNIPEGP from the exons ATGTTGGAGCAGCCGATGGGTTCTCTCGCGGGCGCTGCCGCAGTTAAGAAAACCAACACAACTTGCTTCAGGAACATAGCACTCTTCATCACAG TGTTCATGTACGCCGGTATGATGAGCATCGTCCTCAGGCCATATCTGAGCCCTCTCAGCGCCTACGGATTCGTCATTGCGGCTACTTTTAACGTTGTATTCGGACTCTTCTTCATAAGCTTTATCCGGGTTAGTCGACGGAGTATTCCGCTAATGTTGCAACAGTCCTCGAACACCGACCCTGGAGCGGTGCCAACAAACTGGGGATTCTATATGGGAGACGACACCAAAAGGAGGCGGTATTGCAAAGTGTGTAACGTATGGAAGCCAGACAGAACACACCACTGTTCCGCATGCAACCGTTGC CGTAAGTGCCTGCAGAGAATAGTTCACGGATCTTGCAGCGTGTACTACCTCATCAACGAATCTATGCTTAGTGAAAGCGCAGACGATCTTGCGAAACACGACTCGGGGATCAGAGCCATCGCAAACATATACGTGTGCGTAATGGTCTTCGTTGGACTTGCGCTGATATTTGCACTTATTCCGTTCGTGCAGTTCCACTTCAAGCTCGTGCTCAAAAACTCAACCACCATCGAAAACCTCGATGACGCAACGAAGGATCAAGGACTCTACGATATGGGAATAGGCGCCAATTTGCAGCAGGTATTCGGTGTCAACCCGTTCTGCTGGTTCGCGCCTTGCAACCTGCCGCTCAACCGCCCGGTTGGGGACGGTGTCAGATGGACGCAGTACTACTACGACAACATACCAGAAGGACCTTAA